The stretch of DNA AAGCGGTACAGCGAAGCAGGGGACTTCCGGCAGCTTGTCAGCACGGATCCGGAGGCCGCCAAGGTCTTCGAGACGGCCCTGGGCATCGAGGGCCTGAAACGCCAATGGGGTGTGCACGCCGCCGGCGTCATCATGTCCTCGGACCCGATCATCGACGTCATCCCCATCATGCGCCGCTTCCAGGACGGCCAGGTGATCACCCAGTTCGACTACCCCACGTCCGAGGGCCTGGGCCTGATCAAGATGGACTTCCTGGGCCTGCGGAACCTGACGATCATTTCCGACGCCCTTGAGAACATCAAGATGAACCGCGGCATCGACCTGGACCTCGAAAACCTGGAGCTCGACGACGCGCCGTCCTACGAGCTCCTGGCCCGGGGCGACACCCTGGGCGTTTTCCAGCTCGACGGCGGACCCATGCGGTCCCTGCTCAAGCTGATGAAGCCTGACAACTTCGAAGACATTTCCGCGGTCCTTGCGCTCTACCGTCCGGGTCCCATGGGTGCGAATGCGCACACCGATTACGCGCTCCGCAAGAACGGCATCCAGGAAGTCATCCCCATCCACCCGGAACTGGAGGAACCCCTCAAGGAGATCCTCGGTGGCACCTACGGCCTGATCGTCTACCAGGAGCAGGTCATGGCCGTGGCGCAGAAGCTGGCCGGCTACTCGCTGGGCCAGGCAGATATCCTCCGCCGTGCCATGGGCAAGAAGAAGAAATCGGAACTGGACAAGCAGTTTGCCGGGTTCTCCCAAGGCATGCAGGACAACGGCTACTCCATGGCGGCCGTGAAGACCCTCTGGGACATCCTGCTCCCGTTCTCCGACTACGCGTTCAACAAGGCCCACTCGGCCGCCTACGGTGTCATTTCGTACTGGACCGCCTACCTGAAGGCGCACTACGCACCCGAGTACATGGCTGCGCTGCTTACGTCGGTGGGCGACGACAAGGACAAGTCGGCCATCTACCTCAACGAGTGCCGTCGCATGGGCATCACCGTGCTGCCCCCGGATGTCAACGAATCGGCCCTGAACTTCACCCCTGTGGGCACGGACATCCGCTTCGGCATGGGCGCCATCCGCAACGTCGGCGTCAACGCGGTGGAGGCCATGGTTGCCGCGCGCGAAAGCGAGGGCGCCTTCACCTCTTTCAAGGATTACCTGATGAAGGTACCGGCGGTGGTCTGCAACAAGCGCACCATCGAGTCGCTGATCAAGTCCGGCGCTTTCGACTCCCTGGGCCACCACCGCCGCGCGCTGGCGATGATCCACGAAGAAGCCATCGACTCCGTTATCACGCTGAAGCGCAACGAGGCGATCGGCCAGTTCGACCTCTTCGCGGGCTTCGAGGAGGCCGAGTCCGAAGCGTCGTTGAGCATCGAGATCCCGGACCTGCCCGAGTGGGAGAAGAAGGACAAACTCTCGTTCGAGCGCGACATGCTGGGTCTTTACGTCTCGGACCACCCGCTCCAGGGCCTGGAAGGGGTGCTGAGCCAGCACGCGGAAATGAGCATCACCACCATCCTGGGTGAAGACGGGCCGCAGGACGGCGCCATCCTCACCATCGCGGGCATGATCACCTCACTCAGCCGCAGGATTGCCAAGGCCAGCGGCAACGCCTACGCACGCGCTGAGGTGGAGGACCTGGGCGGTTCCATCGAGGTCATGTTCTTCGGCCAGGTCTACGGACCCATCGCCTCCGTGCTCGCCGAAGACCTGATCGTGGTGGTGAAGGGCCGCCTCCAGAAACGCGACGATGGCGCCATCACCCTGAACTGTATGGAACTGTCCGTCCCGGACCTCAGCGAAGGCCTGAACGGGCCGCTGGTCATCACCATGCAGACGCACAAGGCCACCGAGGCCGTGGTGACCGAACTCGGCGATGTGCTCCGTACCCACCGCGGAAATTCCGAGGTGCGGCTGCACCTCCAGGGCGACACCCGCACCGAGGTCATGGGCCTGCCAGTGCACCTGCGGGTCAACCCGAGCCCCTCGCTGTTCGGCGACCTGAAAGTTCTCCTGGGCCCGGCCTGCCTGGACGCCTAGGAGTTCTTCGCCAAGGAAAGCACGACGGCGGAAGCCGCCTTCCGCCGTCGTCCGCCCTTCTGCGGGAGGTTCGTTTGCCGGGGCTAGATTTCGTAGTCGAGGGGGACAGGCTGGCCGTAACCGCCTGAGTGGTACAGCAGGGGCGTGCCTTCGCCGCCCACCTGGCCGTCAACCACCTGGACCACCACCACGGCGTTGTTTTCGAAGGACAGGCGCATCTGCACTTCGCCGATCAGCCAGCCCGCAACGTCCTTCAGCACGGGTACCCCGTGCGGCCCCGTTGCCCAGTGGTCGCCCTCGAACCGGTTTCCGGCGGCCGAGAACCGTGCGGCCAACTGCTGGTTTTCAAGTCCCAGCATGTGCACTCCGATGTGGGTGGTGTTGGCCACCGCCGGCCAGGAGCGCGAACTGCGGGCCATGTTGAAGGTGAAACGTGGCGGCTGGGCGGAAAGCGAAGCCACTGACGTTGCAGTGAAACCGTAGGGCTCGTCCTGGTAGTTGACCGTGATGATGGCCACCCCGGCGGCGTGGCGCCGGAACATTTCCCTGAACGTCCGTTCGAACGGCGCGCTGTTGTCGGTCACCCGGTACTCCTGAAGGCTGGATGGGCAGTTGCTTGTTTCCCTAACCCTATTGTCCGCCTTCCACAGGACAGCAACATTCCGACACAGGCGGAAGGGCAACATCCCGCGGCCGGCCAGCGGCCAGCCGATGGGAACATTTGTTAAGATTTGTGGCATGACACTTACACCCCGCACGGACCGGCCGCGCCTGCCGTGGGCCCTCTTTGCCGTTCCTGCGGTTGCCGGCATTCCTGCCGGAGTCCTGTGGTGGCTGCTCGCACCGGGCGGCCTCAACCTGATCACCCGGGACCCTGCGTTGGCTACCGGCTCCAACCCCTCCGCCTGGCTGCCGCGGGATCTCACGCTCGCCGGCCTGATGGTCCTTGCCGGCTGCCTCCTTGCAGTATTCCTGGCTGACCGCCGTCGCCCCCGGCCCGAGGCGTCGCTGGTGCTGGGCCTGGCCGGAGCGTTGATTGGCAGCCTCCTGGCCTGGCAGACAGGTATGGTGGCCGGACGGCTATGGGGCACCCCGGTGGACACCGCCGTGAACGCAAGCCTGGCGTTCTCCCTCCGCGCACTGCCGGTGCTGCTCCTGTGGCCGGCAGCCACTGCCATTTCCGTTTTTGCCCTGGAGCTCTTCGACCAGCTGGGCCGGAAGCCCCGCGCCGGGAACCCGCTGGAGGACGCAGCTGGCAGCAGCGGCCGCGGCGCCCCGTAAAATGGTCCGGTGACCATTTCATCGGAGCTTCCCGCCACCCCTGCCACTGCCGTGAACTTCCGGACGGTGGACGTCCGGGGCCGAAACCTGACCCTCGCCGGGCTCCGAGCGGCAGTGCCGCGTGCGCAGGGACAGACGGTGGCCAACGCCGAAGAGAAGGTCCTCGACATCATCGGCGCCGTCCGCGCGCGGGGGTTCGAGGCTCTGGCTGAACTGGCGCTCCGTTTCGACGGGGTGGAGCAGTCCCACCCCCGAGTCCCCGCGGAAGCCATGGACTCGGCCTTGGAGAAACTGGACCCCGCCGTCCGGAAGGCACTCGAGGAATCCATCCGGCGTGCCCGCATCTTTGCTGATGGCCAGCGTCCCCGCAATGTCGACGTCGAACTCGGCGATGGCGCCCTGGTCAGCCAGAACTGGGTTCCGGTGGCACGCGTAGGCCTCTACGTGCCCGGCGGCCTGGCCGTCTACCCGTCGTCGGTCATCATGAACGTGGTGCCGGCACTGGCCGCCGGCGTGGAGTCCATCGCCCTGGCGTCGCCGCCGCAGAAGGAGTTCGGCGGGCTGCCGCACCCCACCATCCTTGCTGCGGCCGCCCTGCTGGGAATTACTGAGGTGTACGCCATCGGCGGCGCGCAGGCGATCGCAGCCTTCGCCTACGGCGTTGACGCGACCGAAGCCGGCCCGGCACTGGAGCCCGTTGACGTTGTGACGGGGCCGGGCAACATCTTCGTCGCCACCGCCAAGCGCCTGGTGAAGGGTGTGGTGGGCATCGATTCCGAGGCAGGTACCACCGAGATCGCCATCCTCGCTGACGCCACCGCGCAGCCCGCCCTGGTTGCGGCAGACCTGATCAGCCAGGCAGAACACGATCCGCAGGCGGCGTCAGTCCTGATCACTGATTCGGAGGACCTCGCCGCTGCCGTGCGCGCGGAGCTGGACGTGCAGGCTGCAGCCACAAAGCATTCCGGCCGGGTCCGTGAGGCCCTTTCCGGACCGCAGTCCGGCGTGGTGCTGGTGGACGGCCTGGAACAGGGCATCGCCGCCTGCGATGCCTATGCCGCCGAGCACCTGGAGATCATGACCAGGGACGCCTCGGCCGTAGCGGCGAGGATCAGGAACGCCGGGGCGATCTTCGTGGGGGACTACAGCCCCGTCAGCCTGGGCGACTACTGCGCCGGCTCCAACCACGTGCTGCCCACCAGCGGAACCGCAGCCTTCTCCTCCGGCCTGAATGTCACCACGTTCCTGCGCGCCATCCAGGTGGTGAACTACAGCAGGGACGCCCTGGCCGAGGTCAGCAGCCACATCGTGAACCTGTCCCGCGCAGAAGACCTCCCCGCACACGGTGACGCCGTGACGGTACGTTTCCCGGGTGCCGCAAGCTAACCCCGAAGAGGTCCGGGGATACTACATGTAGTTGACCCTCCCACTACATGTGGTAATGACACGCTTGTTATTCACGTACCGGCCGCCGTAAACTGGAGGCTGCGGCAGTGATGCCGCCAACCTGTGCCACCATAGTCTTCACCTGCCGAATGCCGATTCCACAGTCCCCGAAGGGACCCTGCGAGAGAGGGACGCCATGTACTGTCCGTTCTGCCGCAATCCCGATTCCCGGGTGGTGGACAGCCGGATGGCTGATGACGGCTCCGCCATCCGCCGGCGCCGCCAGTGCCCGGAATGCGGTCGCAGGTTTACCACCGTGGAAACCACCAGCCTCTCGGTCATCAAACGGTCCGGAGTGGGCGAGCCCTTCAGCCGCAGCAAGGTCATCAACGGTGTCCGCAAGGCCTGCCAGGGACGCCCGGTGAGTGAAGACGACCTCGCCATGCTGGCCCAGGAAGTCGAAGAGCAGATCCGCGCTTCCGGCGCCGCGGAAATCGACGCCCATGAGGTGGGCCTGGTCATCCTTGGTCCGCTGCAGAAGCTGGACGAGGTCGCTTATCTTCGCTTCGCGAGCGTCTACCAGGCCTTCGAATCCCTCGAGGACTTTGAGGCAGCGATCGCCCAGCTCCGCCACGAGGCGCAGGAAGACGCCGCGGAACGCCCCGCCACGCCGCGGAAGCCGGAAAAGACTTCCCTTTAAGACTTCCGGCGGCAGCTGCGGAGGGGAAGCCGCAGCTGCCGCCGGTACCTCACCGCCCAACGGCCTGCACAAACCGTGCCTGGACGTCCCGGGCCAGGCGGCCCGGCGGGTCACTGCACGCAGATCACCACAATGCAGAACGCCCCTTCCGGAGCCGGAAGGGGCGTTCTGCGTTTGCTGGCAGTGCCGGCGTCGCGGTAGGGCCTACTTGGTGAGCTTGTGCTGGAGTGCTATCTCGACTGCGGCGCCCACAATCCCGGCTTCGTTCCGGAGCACCGCCGGGACAATCGGGGTGCGGAGCTTAAGGTTGGGCAGGTATTCGTCGGCACGCTTGGAGATGCCGCCGCCCACAATGAACAGTTCCGGGGAGAACAGGAACTCCACGTGGGAGAAGTAGCGCTGCAGCAGCACGCTGTATTCGTCCCAGGACAGCCCGTCCCGCTCACGCGCCACGGCGGACGCCTTGGATTCTGCATCGACGCCGTCCACTTCCAGGTGGCCCAGCTCGGCATTCGGCACGAGTTTTCCGTCGAAGATGAAGGCCGAGCCGATTCCGGTGCCAAGCGTGATGACCAGGACGGTTCCCTTGACGCCCTCGCCCGCACCGTAGCGGGCTTCCGCGAGTCCGGCGGCATCGGCGTCGTTGATGACCTCAACGGGGCGGCCCAGCCGGGCGGTGAGGAGCGCATCGATGTCGGTGTCGAGCCAGCTCTTGTCCACATTCGCAGCGGAGTGGACAACGCCGTGCTGGATGATGCCCGGGAAAGTCACACCGACCGGCGAGCCGGCCTCCGGGGCCTCGGGACGTGCGGAGAGCTCGGCCACCACCAGGGCCACGGCCTCGGCCACGGACTCCGGGGTGGCCGGCTGCGGCGTGGGTACGCGGAACCGGTCGCCCAGCAGCTTGCCCTTTTTCAGGTCGACGATGCCGCCCTTGATTCCCGTGCCTCCGATGTCGATGCCGATCAGCGGGGCGTTCTTGTGCGACTTCTCGTCTTTCTTGGCCAATGGGTTTCCGTTCGTGGCAGGGGACGGGCAGGGAATAGGGTGCCGGGAGGCCGGCGGTTCTCGCAGGCCGGTGCGGCCGCAGTGCGGCGGGCTACGGCAGGGTGAGGATTTCGGCGCCGTTTTCGGTGACGAGGAGGGTGTGCTCAAACTGGGCGGTGCGCTTGTGGTCCTTGGTGACTACGGTCCAGTCGTCGGCCCACATGTCCCATTCCACGGTGCCCAGGGTGAGCATCGGTTCAATGGTGAAGACCATGCCGGTTTCGATGACGGTGTTGTAGGCCGGAGCGGCGTCGTAGTGCGGGATGATCAGCCCGGTGTGGAAAGCCTCGCCCACGCCGTGCCCGGTGAAGTCACGGACAACGCCGTAGCCGAAGCGCTTCGCATAGGACTGGATGGCGCGGCCAATGACGTTGATTTCTCGGCCCGGGGCAACGGCCTTGATGGCCCTGTTCAGGGATTCCTGTGTCCGTTCCACCAGCAGCCGGGAATCCTCATCCACGTCGCCCACCAGGAAGGTGTAGTTGGTGTCGCCGTGCACGCCGTTGATAAAGGCGGTGATGTCGATGTTGATGATGTCGCCGTCCTGGACCACCGTGCTGTCCGGGATGCCGTGGCAGATGACTTCGTTCAGCGAAGAGCACAGGGATTTGGGGAAGCCGCGGTAGCCGAGCGTGGAGGGGTAGGCGTTGTGGTCGAGGAGGAACTCATGGCCCACCTTGTCCAGCTGGTCGGTGGTGACACCGGGCTGAATGTGTTTTCCCACCTCCACGATGGCCTGCGCCGCAATCCTGCCCGCGATGCGGATCTTTTCGATGGTCTCCGCGGATTTCACTTCGGAGCCGGTGAATTTGGCGGGGCCGGGTTTGCCCACGTACTCCGGGCGGGGGATGGACGCCGGGACGGGACGCTGCGGGCTGACGGTACCGGGGGTGAGGGTGCCGATGGGTGCAGTCGAGGCAAGGGAAGGCATAGATTGATCATATAAGGCACCACAGAACGCCTAACAACCGCGAAGCCGGGCACGCCGCCGTAAGAATCAACGTTACGCGGATCACGTTCCGGAGGCGCCGGCCGAACCGAGGAGCAGCAATGCCTGAGTACTGGTACAACGTCAATACCCACGAGGTCGAAGAGGACAGGCTTTCCGACTGGAGCCAGCTGATCGGGCCTTACAAGACGAGGGAAGAGGCTGAACACGCGATTGAAAAGGTCCGCGCCCGGAACGAGGCCTGGGAAAAGGGCGACGACGACTGACGGGCAGGTGCCCGCCCCAAGCAGGTGCCGGGCTAGAAGGAATGCTCCGGGCCCGGGAACTGTCCGGTCCGGACATCGTTGCCGTACTGCGTGGCCGCGTCGAGCAGTGTGCTGCGCAGGTCCGCGTACTGCTTGACGAACTTCGCCATCCGGCCGCCGCGCAGCCCGGCCATGTCCTGCCAGACAAGCACCTGGCCGGTGGTTTCCTTGCCCGCGCCGATGCCCACGGTGGGAACGTCGACGGCGGCGTCCACGGCGGCCGCCGTTTCGGCCGGGACCATCTCCATGAGTACGCAGAACGCGCCCGCCCCGGCCAACGCGACGGCGTCGTCAATCAGGCGCTGCGCATCATCGCCGCGGCCCTGGACCCGGTAGCCGCCGAGGGCATGTTCGCTTTGCGGGGTGAAGCCGATGTGGGCCATGACCGGAACGCCGGCCTGGACCATGGCCCGGACGGTGGGGGCGTAGTAGGCGCCGCCCTCGATCTTGACCGCATGCGCCAGGCCCTCCTTCAGGAAGCGCACGCCGGTGGCCACGGCCTGTTCCGCGGAAACCTCGTAGCTGCCGAACGGCAGGTCCGCCACCACGAGGGCGCGCCGGGCGGTGCGCGCCACCGCCCGGCACAGCGGGAGGAGCTCGTCAACGGTGACTGGAAGGGAAGTCTCGTTGCCGAAGACGTTGTTGGAGGCGGAATC from Pseudarthrobacter chlorophenolicus A6 encodes:
- a CDS encoding flavin reductase family protein produces the protein MTDNSAPFERTFREMFRRHAAGVAIITVNYQDEPYGFTATSVASLSAQPPRFTFNMARSSRSWPAVANTTHIGVHMLGLENQQLAARFSAAGNRFEGDHWATGPHGVPVLKDVAGWLIGEVQMRLSFENNAVVVVQVVDGQVGGEGTPLLYHSGGYGQPVPLDYEI
- the nrdR gene encoding transcriptional regulator NrdR codes for the protein MYCPFCRNPDSRVVDSRMADDGSAIRRRRQCPECGRRFTTVETTSLSVIKRSGVGEPFSRSKVINGVRKACQGRPVSEDDLAMLAQEVEEQIRASGAAEIDAHEVGLVILGPLQKLDEVAYLRFASVYQAFESLEDFEAAIAQLRHEAQEDAAERPATPRKPEKTSL
- the ppgK gene encoding polyphosphate--glucose phosphotransferase; amino-acid sequence: MAKKDEKSHKNAPLIGIDIGGTGIKGGIVDLKKGKLLGDRFRVPTPQPATPESVAEAVALVVAELSARPEAPEAGSPVGVTFPGIIQHGVVHSAANVDKSWLDTDIDALLTARLGRPVEVINDADAAGLAEARYGAGEGVKGTVLVITLGTGIGSAFIFDGKLVPNAELGHLEVDGVDAESKASAVARERDGLSWDEYSVLLQRYFSHVEFLFSPELFIVGGGISKRADEYLPNLKLRTPIVPAVLRNEAGIVGAAVEIALQHKLTK
- the hisD gene encoding histidinol dehydrogenase; the protein is MTISSELPATPATAVNFRTVDVRGRNLTLAGLRAAVPRAQGQTVANAEEKVLDIIGAVRARGFEALAELALRFDGVEQSHPRVPAEAMDSALEKLDPAVRKALEESIRRARIFADGQRPRNVDVELGDGALVSQNWVPVARVGLYVPGGLAVYPSSVIMNVVPALAAGVESIALASPPQKEFGGLPHPTILAAAALLGITEVYAIGGAQAIAAFAYGVDATEAGPALEPVDVVTGPGNIFVATAKRLVKGVVGIDSEAGTTEIAILADATAQPALVAADLISQAEHDPQAASVLITDSEDLAAAVRAELDVQAAATKHSGRVREALSGPQSGVVLVDGLEQGIAACDAYAAEHLEIMTRDASAVAARIRNAGAIFVGDYSPVSLGDYCAGSNHVLPTSGTAAFSSGLNVTTFLRAIQVVNYSRDALAEVSSHIVNLSRAEDLPAHGDAVTVRFPGAAS
- the panB gene encoding 3-methyl-2-oxobutanoate hydroxymethyltransferase, whose product is MASNSFESRASAEVPAPYGSGPAQPAPAAERKPAKVRIHHLQQAKRDGTRFAMLTAYEQYTAEIFDAAGIEVLLVGDSASNNVFGNETSLPVTVDELLPLCRAVARTARRALVVADLPFGSYEVSAEQAVATGVRFLKEGLAHAVKIEGGAYYAPTVRAMVQAGVPVMAHIGFTPQSEHALGGYRVQGRGDDAQRLIDDAVALAGAGAFCVLMEMVPAETAAAVDAAVDVPTVGIGAGKETTGQVLVWQDMAGLRGGRMAKFVKQYADLRSTLLDAATQYGNDVRTGQFPGPEHSF
- the map gene encoding type I methionyl aminopeptidase, giving the protein MPSLASTAPIGTLTPGTVSPQRPVPASIPRPEYVGKPGPAKFTGSEVKSAETIEKIRIAGRIAAQAIVEVGKHIQPGVTTDQLDKVGHEFLLDHNAYPSTLGYRGFPKSLCSSLNEVICHGIPDSTVVQDGDIINIDITAFINGVHGDTNYTFLVGDVDEDSRLLVERTQESLNRAIKAVAPGREINVIGRAIQSYAKRFGYGVVRDFTGHGVGEAFHTGLIIPHYDAAPAYNTVIETGMVFTIEPMLTLGTVEWDMWADDWTVVTKDHKRTAQFEHTLLVTENGAEILTLP
- a CDS encoding SPOR domain-containing protein → MPEYWYNVNTHEVEEDRLSDWSQLIGPYKTREEAEHAIEKVRARNEAWEKGDDD
- the dnaE gene encoding DNA polymerase III subunit alpha; translated protein: MTSSNDSFVHLHTHTEYSMLDGAARLGELFDETERLGMPALATTDHGYLFGAFDFWQKAQAKGIKPIIGVEAYVTPGTARGDKTRVRWGEENQRKDDISGGGSYTHMTLLSYNNVGMRNLFRASSIASLDSVFGKWPRLDRELLNTYSEGLIATTGCPSGEVQTRLRLGQYREAVEAAAEFRDIFGAENYFCELMDHGLDIERRVTGDLLRLAKELNLPLVATNDLHYTHEHDAKAHEALLAIQSGSTLLEPTYDNGGSRFAFSGSGYYLKSPQEMRELFRDHPEACDNTLLIAERCEVSFNTNANFMPRFPCPPGEDETSWLVKEVDKGLQYRYPKGIPDEVRKQADYELGVITSMGFPGYFLVVADFINWAKNNGIRVGPGRGSGAGSMVAYAMRITDLDPLRHGLIFERFLNPDRVSMPDFDVDFDDRRRSEVIDYVTRKYGDERVAMIVTYGTIKTKQALKDSSRVLGYPFSMGEQLTKALPPAVMAKDIPLADIQNPESKRYSEAGDFRQLVSTDPEAAKVFETALGIEGLKRQWGVHAAGVIMSSDPIIDVIPIMRRFQDGQVITQFDYPTSEGLGLIKMDFLGLRNLTIISDALENIKMNRGIDLDLENLELDDAPSYELLARGDTLGVFQLDGGPMRSLLKLMKPDNFEDISAVLALYRPGPMGANAHTDYALRKNGIQEVIPIHPELEEPLKEILGGTYGLIVYQEQVMAVAQKLAGYSLGQADILRRAMGKKKKSELDKQFAGFSQGMQDNGYSMAAVKTLWDILLPFSDYAFNKAHSAAYGVISYWTAYLKAHYAPEYMAALLTSVGDDKDKSAIYLNECRRMGITVLPPDVNESALNFTPVGTDIRFGMGAIRNVGVNAVEAMVAARESEGAFTSFKDYLMKVPAVVCNKRTIESLIKSGAFDSLGHHRRALAMIHEEAIDSVITLKRNEAIGQFDLFAGFEEAESEASLSIEIPDLPEWEKKDKLSFERDMLGLYVSDHPLQGLEGVLSQHAEMSITTILGEDGPQDGAILTIAGMITSLSRRIAKASGNAYARAEVEDLGGSIEVMFFGQVYGPIASVLAEDLIVVVKGRLQKRDDGAITLNCMELSVPDLSEGLNGPLVITMQTHKATEAVVTELGDVLRTHRGNSEVRLHLQGDTRTEVMGLPVHLRVNPSPSLFGDLKVLLGPACLDA